Below is a genomic region from Tepidiforma bonchosmolovskayae.
TCCCGAAGCCGAGCGAACCGAGCGCGTTAGCAATCGCCAGGCCCTCCGGGTCGTTGACGGTCGGCTTGAGCGAGACGTACACCCGCGCGAGAAACTCGCGCGGCGCCTCGGCGCCCTGCTCCTGCCTGGTCTTCCGCCCCTTCTCCTTCTTCCCGGGCTCCTGCCCCTTCGTCTTCCCGTCTTTCTTGGTCACAGCGAAAGCTCCTCTCCTGTCAGCATGCGGTACGCCCGCAGATACCGCTCGGTTGTCGCTTCCACGACGTCCGGCGGCAGCTCGGGCGCCGGTTCGCCCTCCCGCCAGTGGGCGGCCAGCCAGTCGCGCACCGGCTGCTTGTCGAGGCTCGGCTGCGGACCGCCGGGCCGGTACTCGTTCGCCAGCCAGAACCGGCTGCTGTCCGGCGTCAGCACCTCGTCGATGAGGATGACCTCCTCGTTCCACCAGCCGAACTCGAATTTCGTGTCCGCGATGATGATGCCCTGCTCCAGCGCCACGGTGTGCGCATAGCCGTAAACCGCGAGCGAACGGATGCGCATGGCGTTGGCTGCCTCCTCGCCGACCAGTTCCGCCAGCTGCTCGTAGGTGATGTTCTGGTCGTGCCCCTGGGCTGCTTTGGTGCTCGGCGTGAAGATCGGCTCCGGCAGCCGGTCCGATTCCCGCAGCCCTTCGGGCAGCCGGATTCCGCACACCATGCCCGTCTCCCGGTACTCCTTCCACCCCGAGCCCGAGAGGTAGCCGCGCACGATGCACTCCGCATCCAGCCGCTTCGCCTTCCGCACCAGCATCGAGCGGCCGTAATACTCCGGGCCCAGGTCGAACGGCACCTCCGAACGGTTCTCCGCGGTGACGACGGCGATGAAGTGGTTCGGCACCACCGCCCCGATCCGTTCGAACCACCAGGCCGAGAGCATCGTCAGCACCTTCCCCTTCCCGGGGATCGGCGTCGGCAGCACCACGTCCAGCGCCGAGATCCGGTCGGTCGCCACGATTAGCAGCCGGTCGCCCAGATCGTACGTATCCCGCACCTTCCCGCGGTAGACCGGCGCCGGCAGGTTCGACCAAACCATCGGCTCAGCCACGCTGCGCATCCTCCAGGTTCAGGTAGAACACGGTCGTTGTCGCCGAGGCGAACGCGACCAGCGGCACGGCCAGCACCCCCTGCACCACCGACACGACCGCCTGCACCGCGACCTGCGCATTCCGCGGCCCGGCCACGAGGCCGTCGAGCGCCGAGATCAGGAACGCCGGCCCGAGGAAGATCAGCATGGTCAGCAGGAGGACGCCGAGCATCCGCAGCATGTGCCCCTGCATCAGCGCCCAGCTCCTCCCCAGGGCCGCGAACGGCGACCGCCCCTCCAGCATGAACGCCTGGTGCGCCAGCGCCAGCCGCACGACCAGGTAGGGAAGCAGCACCAGCCCGATGATGGTCAGGGCCAGCAGCACCGACACCGTCACCAGGATGACCAGCAGCGCCAGCAACCCGCCCATCCGCGTGAACGCCGGGTCCAGCGCCTCTGTTAGCGTGACCGGCCTTCCCCGCAGCACCCCCGCAATCGAGACGATTGCCGCCCCGTGCGCCACCTGGGCGAAAAGCGCCTGTCCCGCTCCAACGATGAGCAGGAGCGCCAGGTAGCTCCCGTCCTGGGCGTCGAGCGCCACGTCCCTCAGCGCGGTGGAGAGCGCGACCGCAACCACCAGCGCCGCCACGATCGAGACCGGCACCTCCACGGCTGCGACCGGCAGCAGCACCTCCTTCGGCCTGGTCGTGACCAGGTCCCACGCCGTCGCGATGACCCGCCGCGCCGGCAGCAAGGCGACGCCCGGCGTCATCCCCGGCTGCATCACAGCCCGAGGCGCTCGAAGGTCGCGCCGATGTTCTTCAGGTAGTAGCCGTAATCGAACAGCCCGCGCAGTTCCGCCTCGCTGATGCGGCTCGTCACCTCGGGGTCGGCCAGCAGCAGGTCAAGGAACGGGACCCGCTCGTTCCAGGCCCGCATCGCGTTCCGCTGCACAATCGCGTAGGCGTCCTGGCGGCTCAGCCCCGTCTCGATGAGCGCCAGCAGCACCCGCTGCGAGAACACCAGCCCGTACGAACGTTCAAGGTTCTCGCGCATGTGCTCCGGGTATACCCGCAGCCGGTCCATGATGCCCGTGAACAGGTTCAGCATGTAGTCGAGCACGAGCGTGGCGTCCGGAAACACGATCCGCTCCGTCGACGAATGGCTGATGTCGCGCTCGTGCCACAGCGCCACATTCTCCATCGCCGTGACCGCGTAGCCCCGCAGCACCCGCGCCAGCCCGGTGATCCGCTCGCAGAGCTCGGGGTTCCGCTTGTGCGGCATCGCGCTCGAACCCGTCTGCCCTTCGTCGAACGGCTCCTCCGCCTCGCGCACCTCGGTCTTCTGCAGCGCCCTAATCTCCGTCGCGAACTTCTCGAGTGACGCGCCGATAATCGCCAGTGTCGTCACGAACTGAGCGTGCCGGTCACGCTGGATCACCTGCGTCGAGGCCGCCTCGATCCCAAGGCCCAGCTTCGCGCAGACCAGCTCCTCCACCTTCGGCGGCACCGACGCATGCGTCCCGACGGTCCCCGAGATAGCCCCGACGGCGACCGCCTCGCGCGCTGCGACCAGCCGCGCCCGGTTCCGCCGCATCTCATCGACCCAGACGGCCAGCTTCAGCCCGAAGGTCGTCGGTTCCGCATGGACCCCATGCGTCCGCCCGACGCAGAGCGTGTCGCGGTGCG
It encodes:
- the purB gene encoding adenylosuccinate lyase, which gives rise to MIPRYSRPEMAAIWTDEAKYRRWLDVEIAACEAWAELGQIPREAAEKIRRDAKFDVAKINEYLAITHHDVTAFLRSVADSLGEEGRYVHFGLTSSDVWDTATALQLRDASDILLADIDALLAVLERQARAHRDTLCVGRTHGVHAEPTTFGLKLAVWVDEMRRNRARLVAAREAVAVGAISGTVGTHASVPPKVEELVCAKLGLGIEAASTQVIQRDRHAQFVTTLAIIGASLEKFATEIRALQKTEVREAEEPFDEGQTGSSAMPHKRNPELCERITGLARVLRGYAVTAMENVALWHERDISHSSTERIVFPDATLVLDYMLNLFTGIMDRLRVYPEHMRENLERSYGLVFSQRVLLALIETGLSRQDAYAIVQRNAMRAWNERVPFLDLLLADPEVTSRISEAELRGLFDYGYYLKNIGATFERLGL
- a CDS encoding phosphoribosylaminoimidazolesuccinocarboxamide synthase: MRSVAEPMVWSNLPAPVYRGKVRDTYDLGDRLLIVATDRISALDVVLPTPIPGKGKVLTMLSAWWFERIGAVVPNHFIAVVTAENRSEVPFDLGPEYYGRSMLVRKAKRLDAECIVRGYLSGSGWKEYRETGMVCGIRLPEGLRESDRLPEPIFTPSTKAAQGHDQNITYEQLAELVGEEAANAMRIRSLAVYGYAHTVALEQGIIIADTKFEFGWWNEEVILIDEVLTPDSSRFWLANEYRPGGPQPSLDKQPVRDWLAAHWREGEPAPELPPDVVEATTERYLRAYRMLTGEELSL
- the purS gene encoding phosphoribosylformylglycinamidine synthase subunit PurS — encoded protein: MTKKDGKTKGQEPGKKEKGRKTRQEQGAEAPREFLARVYVSLKPTVNDPEGLAIANALGSLGFGTVQGVRSGKYFQVRLAAEDAKAAAEQVDQMCSRLLANPVIETYEFELERAR